The Acidimicrobiia bacterium genomic interval GGTGACGATGTCGCCCGGCTGCGGCGGATCCTCGGGATCGATCAGCTGCACGAGGTGCGCCCGCCCACCGCAGTCGACGCACACGATCACCGTCGCAATGCTCATGCGGCTTCGCCCTCGAAGCCTCGATCCGGACACCTTCGGCCCACCGACACGCCCTCCGGCTCCGACGACTGCGCCTCGCTGCTCATGCGACCGTCACCTCATGCGCCCACACCGCGTAGAGCGGATCGCCGCCCGGAGGAGTGGGGCAGCGGCGGCTGTCCGACGGACCGAAGCCGCCGGCCAACTCGAAGTAGTGCTTCACGATCTCGACGTGGCCCGCGTCGTCGGTCATCAGCCAGCCGTGAATCGCCTTCGTGGGGAAGAGGCGATTCGAGAACGTGCAGCAGAGCACGCCGCCCGGCCGCAGCACGCGCGCCGCGGAACGGAACACTTCGACCGGACGCACGAGGTAGTCGACCGACACGCAGCACACCACCGCGTCGAACGACGCGTCCGCGAACGGGAGCTCGGGCTGCGCGTTGAGGTCGTGGACGACGCGTTCCGCGGCCATCGGGTTGTGCGCGAGCTCCGATTCGTTCATGCCGAGCACGGTGAGCCGGCGCGGTGGCGCGCGAAAGTGCGAGACCCACGACGACATGACGTCGAGCACGTCACCGTCGAAGCCGAGCTCCGCGTACAGCGTGCCGACCGCGGCGATCGCGCCCGCATCGATGTGGGTGACGAGGCGCAGCGGCGCGTAGAACTGCGCGTCGGGCGCGTCGTCGGCACGGTCGAAGAAACCGTCGGGAAACGGGGGCGCGTCGCTCACCGAGGGTCACGTTACGCTGCGCCCCGCCCGTTCCTCGAAGGAGTCACGATGCCGCTTCCCGACCCGCTGCGCGAGCTCTCGGCCCGGGTGTCGAACTGGGGACGTTGGGGCACCGACGACGAACGGGGCACGCTCAACCTCATCACGAGCGACGCGGTGCAACGGGGTGCCGCGGCCGTGCGCCAGGGACGCGTCTTCTCGCTCGCGATCCCGTTCGCTTCCGACGGTCCGCAGTGGGACAGCGTGAACATGCCGCTGCGTGCGAACCCGAAGCTCAACACCTACGCCGTGAACGTGAGCTTCACGGGCGACAGGGCCGACTTCACGACGAGCGACGACGCGTTCTCCATGGGTTCGCAGGCCGCGACGCACTGGGACGCGCTCGCGCACGTCGGCTACGAAGGCAAGCTCTACAACGACACCGACGACTCGGTGGTATCCGCCGGCGGCGCGTCGCAACTCGGGGTGCAGAGCATCGGTGCGGTCGCGACGCGAGGCGTGCTCCTCGACGTCGCGCGCGTGCACGACGTCGACCACTTCGACCACAACTACGCGATCACCGCCGACGATCTCGACCGCGCCGTCGAGGCCACGCGCGTCACGATCGAATCCGGTGACGCCGTGCTCGTGCGTACCGGCCAGATGCACTTCCTGCGTACCGGCGACCGGCCGCGCTACTCGCATCCGTCGCCCGGGCTCTCCACTGACACGATCGCGTGGCTGCGCGATCACGACGTCGCCGCGGTCGCGACCGACACGTTGACGTTCGAGGTTTATCCGTGCGAGGACCCGGCCGTCTTCATGCCGGTCCACATGATCCACTTGCGCGACATGGGTCTGCTGCAGGGACAGGTGTGGGCGCTCGACGACCTCGCGGCCGACTGCGCGACCGACGGGCAGTACGACTTCCTACTCTGCGCGACGCCGTTGCCGTTGACCGGCGCGGTGGGCGCGCCGGTCGCGCCGACCGCGATCAAATAGGAAAGATCACTCCACCGGCGGTGTCGGCTGCACCTCGAGCACGGAGATCGTGCTGCCGCGCTCGAGGGTCACGACCGACACGACCGCGCGCGCGACGGTCGCGGCGTCGTTCGTGTGCCAGTGGCGCTGGAGCCCGAAGCGCTGCCACTGCGGGATGAGCGTGTCGAAGACATCGGGATCCCACTCGTCGCCGAAGCCCGTGAGCGTCGGGCCCACGCGCACGACGCTCGTGCGGATCGCGGTGCCTTCGAGCTCCAACGCGAGGGTCGTCGCGAGGTGCTCCACACCGGCCTTCGTCGCGCCGTACGCGGGCATCTTCGGGCGCGGGTGCACGGTGACGTCGGACGAGATGAAGACCAGATCGCCCGCACCGCCGCGCTCGAGCATCGATCGGATCGCGCGGCGCGAAAGATAGATGGGACCCAACAGGTTCGTCTCGACGATCCGCCGGTGGACGTCGTCGTCGACCTCGTGCAGCGCGCCGGGCCGCGCGACACCCGCGTTGTTCACCAGCACGTCGACGGGTCCGAGCGCGGATTCCGCGGCGCGGAAGAACTCGTCGACGGACGCGGTGTCGCGCACGTCGAGCGGATGCGCGAAGGCGCGGCCACCCGCCGCGTTGATCGCTCGCGCGGTCTCGTCGAGCGCGTCCGCGCCGCGCGCGCCGATGCCGACGCGCCATCCCAGATCGCCGAACGCACGCGCGATCGCCGACCCGATGCCCGACGACGCGCCGGTGACGAACGCGGTGCGCGGGCCGCCGGAATCGTCAGTGGCCACGCGCGACCCAATCGTCGAGGTGGGGGGCCTCCGCGCCGATCGTCGTGGAGTCGCCGTGGCCCGTGTGCACGACCGTCGCGTCGGGAAGCGTGAGCAGCTGCGCGCGGATCGACTCGATGATCGTGGGGAAATCGGATCCGGTGCGACCCCCGGTCGCGCCGGGACCGCCGCGGAACAGCGTGTCGCCACCGAACACGTAGCCGTCGGGCAGCAGCAGGCAGACGCCGCCGGGGGAGTGGCCGGGCGTGTGCAGCACGCGCAGCGTGCTTCCCGCGACGTCGAGCTCTTCACCATGGCGCAACGCACCGTCCGGCGCGCGGTCGGGATAGATCGTGTCCCAGAGGTTGCGATCGGCCTCGTGGATGAGCACGGGCGCGCGCTTCGTGCGGCGCGCGAGGTCGTCGGCCGCGTTGATGTGGTCGTTGTGCCCGTGCGTGCACACGATCGCGCGCACGCGGCGGTCGCCGACCGCGTCCGCAATGGGTGCTGCGTCGTGCGCGGCGTCGACGACCAGCACCTCGTGATCGTCGCCGATCAGCCAGATGTTGTTCTCGACCTCGTAGTCCTCACCGTCGATCGAGAAGATCCCGTTCGTGCGTACCCGCTCGATCCTCATGCGCTCGCTCCTTCGCCGGTTCCCCTTCGGGTCGCCGACTCGCACGCTTGCTGGCGAGCCTCGACGCTCGCTTCGCTCTCGCCTTCGGCGGCGCGCACGATCACCGCCCAGGAACTCAAAGGATTACGACCGAGCGCAGCACTTCACCGCGCTCCATCTTGTGGAACGCCTCCTCGACCTCGTCGAGCTTGATCGTCTCGGAGACGAAGCGGTCGAGGTCGAAGCGGCCCTGCAGGTAGAGGTCGATGAGCATCGGGAAGTCGCGCGACGGGAGGCAGTCGCCATACCACGACGGCTTGAGCGCGCCGCCCCGCCCGAAGAACTCGATCATCGAGATGTCCGGGAACGTCATCTGCGGGTTCGGCACACCGACCTGCACGACCGTGCCCGCGAGGTCGCGTGCGAAGAACGCCTGCCGAAGCACCTCCGGATTGCCGACCGCTTCGATGCACACGTCGGCGCCGTTGCCTTCGGTGAGCGCGCGGATCGCCTCGACCGGATCGTCCTTCGACGCGTTGACCGTGTGCGTCGCGCCGAACTCCAGCGCCCACTCGAGCTTCTTCGGATCGCGGTCGACGGCGATGATCGTGCGCGCACCCGCGAGCCGCGACGCCGCGATCGCGGCGTCGCCCACACCGCCGCAGCCGAACACCGCGACCGTGTCACCGCGCGCCACGCCGCCGGTATAGGTGGCCGCACCGAAGCCGGCCATCACACCGCAGCCGAGGAGACCGGCCGCGGCCGGGTTCGCGCTCGCGTCGACCTTCGTCGCCTGCCCCGCGGCGACGAGCGTCTTCTCCGCGAACGCCCCGATGCCGAGTGCCGGGGAGAGCACCGTGCCGTCGGTGAGGGTCATCTTCTGCGTCGCGTTGTGCGTCGAGAAGCAGAGCCACGGACGACCGCGCCGGCAGGCACGGCACTCGCCGCACACGGCCCGCCAGTTGAGGACGACGAAGTCGCCCTCGGCGACCGACGTGACGCCCGACCCGATCGCGTCGACGATGCCCGCGGCCTCGTGGCCGAGCAGGAACGGGAAGTCGTCGTTGATGCCGCCCTCGCGGTAGTGGAGGTCGGTGTGGCACACGCCGCACGCCTGCACGCGCACGACGACCTCGCCGGGTCCGGGATCGGGCACCACGATCGTCTCGACGCTGACCGGCTTGCCTTTTCCGGCGGCGACGACCCCGCGCACCTGCTGCGCCATGAGAAAACCCCTGCTCGTCCGACGGCTGCTCCGCGGAGACTACCGAGACTCTTCGTGGCAGACGCGAGCCGCGGGCCGCGAGCAGAGCGAGCCTGCGAGGCCGACCAGCGAGGTCAGCCGAGCCACTCGCCGCCGTTGACGTCGAGCGTCTGGCCCGTGATGACGCGCGACCAGGGTGACGCGAAGAAGACGACCGAGTGCGCGATGTCGTCCTGGGGCGGGATCTGTCGCAGCGGGATCTCGGCTTCGATCTCGGCGCGCACGTCGTCGACCGTGATGCCGCGAGCATCGGACTGCCAACCCAGATAGACGTCGACCGACGGTCCGCCGATCCACCCCGGTGCGACCGCGTTCACGCGCACGCGCGACGGGCCCAGCTCGATCGCGAGCGTCTGCATCGCGGTGTGGAGCGCGCCCTTCGACGTCGAGTACCCGCCCTCGCCGGCGCGGATCTTGCGCATGCTCATCGAGAGGATGAACACGATCGACGCGTCGCCGCGCGCGCTCGCCGATTCCTGCAACGCGGGGATGCACGCTTGCGTCAGGCCGAGCGCGCCCCAGACGTTCACCTCGTAGACCTTGCGCCACTTCACGAGGTCGACCTGCTC includes:
- a CDS encoding SDR family NAD(P)-dependent oxidoreductase, with protein sequence MATDDSGGPRTAFVTGASSGIGSAIARAFGDLGWRVGIGARGADALDETARAINAAGGRAFAHPLDVRDTASVDEFFRAAESALGPVDVLVNNAGVARPGALHEVDDDVHRRIVETNLLGPIYLSRRAIRSMLERGGAGDLVFISSDVTVHPRPKMPAYGATKAGVEHLATTLALELEGTAIRTSVVRVGPTLTGFGDEWDPDVFDTLIPQWQRFGLQRHWHTNDAATVARAVVSVVTLERGSTISVLEVQPTPPVE
- a CDS encoding SDR family oxidoreductase, whose protein sequence is MLLDGKVAIVSGVGPGLGQANAHALAREGATVVLAARSADYLESVRAEIESAGGRAIAIPTNLVERDQVDALVARTVDEVGHIDILVNNAFRMDPYQPFEQVDLVKWRKVYEVNVWGALGLTQACIPALQESASARGDASIVFILSMSMRKIRAGEGGYSTSKGALHTAMQTLAIELGPSRVRVNAVAPGWIGGPSVDVYLGWQSDARGITVDDVRAEIEAEIPLRQIPPQDDIAHSVVFFASPWSRVITGQTLDVNGGEWLG
- a CDS encoding MBL fold metallo-hydrolase, with translation MRIERVRTNGIFSIDGEDYEVENNIWLIGDDHEVLVVDAAHDAAPIADAVGDRRVRAIVCTHGHNDHINAADDLARRTKRAPVLIHEADRNLWDTIYPDRAPDGALRHGEELDVAGSTLRVLHTPGHSPGGVCLLLPDGYVFGGDTLFRGGPGATGGRTGSDFPTIIESIRAQLLTLPDATVVHTGHGDSTTIGAEAPHLDDWVARGH
- a CDS encoding methyltransferase domain-containing protein, which translates into the protein MSDAPPFPDGFFDRADDAPDAQFYAPLRLVTHIDAGAIAAVGTLYAELGFDGDVLDVMSSWVSHFRAPPRRLTVLGMNESELAHNPMAAERVVHDLNAQPELPFADASFDAVVCCVSVDYLVRPVEVFRSAARVLRPGGVLCCTFSNRLFPTKAIHGWLMTDDAGHVEIVKHYFELAGGFGPSDSRRCPTPPGGDPLYAVWAHEVTVA
- a CDS encoding cyclase family protein; translation: MPLPDPLRELSARVSNWGRWGTDDERGTLNLITSDAVQRGAAAVRQGRVFSLAIPFASDGPQWDSVNMPLRANPKLNTYAVNVSFTGDRADFTTSDDAFSMGSQAATHWDALAHVGYEGKLYNDTDDSVVSAGGASQLGVQSIGAVATRGVLLDVARVHDVDHFDHNYAITADDLDRAVEATRVTIESGDAVLVRTGQMHFLRTGDRPRYSHPSPGLSTDTIAWLRDHDVAAVATDTLTFEVYPCEDPAVFMPVHMIHLRDMGLLQGQVWALDDLAADCATDGQYDFLLCATPLPLTGAVGAPVAPTAIK
- a CDS encoding S-(hydroxymethyl)mycothiol dehydrogenase, with amino-acid sequence MAQQVRGVVAAGKGKPVSVETIVVPDPGPGEVVVRVQACGVCHTDLHYREGGINDDFPFLLGHEAAGIVDAIGSGVTSVAEGDFVVLNWRAVCGECRACRRGRPWLCFSTHNATQKMTLTDGTVLSPALGIGAFAEKTLVAAGQATKVDASANPAAAGLLGCGVMAGFGAATYTGGVARGDTVAVFGCGGVGDAAIAASRLAGARTIIAVDRDPKKLEWALEFGATHTVNASKDDPVEAIRALTEGNGADVCIEAVGNPEVLRQAFFARDLAGTVVQVGVPNPQMTFPDISMIEFFGRGGALKPSWYGDCLPSRDFPMLIDLYLQGRFDLDRFVSETIKLDEVEEAFHKMERGEVLRSVVIL